The genomic segment GGCGCGGTCGCGGCGTCGGCGATGCGATGCTGCGTGCACTGCTCGACGCCGCACGCGATGCCGGCCTGCGCGAGACCTATCTGCATGCGCAACTGCAGGCGATGGCGCTCTATGCACGCGCCGGTTTCGTCGCCGAAGGGGCGCGCTACGAGGAAGCCGGCATCGCGCACCGCACGATGCGCCGCATCGCCGGTGCGACGTTCCCGGTCGACGATCTGGCAGCCGCAGTCGATGCGGCCGTCACCCTTGTATCCGCCGCGCGCCGTTCGCTGTGGCTGCGCACCCGCGATCTCGACCCCGGCCTCTACGATCATCCGGACGTGCTCGCCGCCCTGCGTCGCTTCGCGACCGGCGGCCGCGGCGTGCAGATCCAGGTGCTGCTGCACGATCCCGCCACCGTGCAGCGACGCGGCTCGGCATTGCTGGCGTTGTCGCAACGGCTGAGCAGCGCGTTCGCCTTCCGCGCGGTCGACGATCCGGTGGACCGCGAGTACGCCGGTGCGTTTCTGGTCAACGACGCCGGCGGCTTCCATATACGTTCGCTCGGACATCGCGTCGACGGTGAAGCCGCGACGGATCTGCCCGGCCGCGCCCGTCAGCTGGCGCAGCAGTTCGCGCCGGTGTGGGAACGTTCACGCGCCTGCAGCGAGTTCCGCGCACTGGGCATCTGAGCCGTTTGTGTCGTTTCGACGTGCCGGAAACGCGTTCCGGAAGCGTCGTTGCGCGCGGTTCGGGGCGTCCCGATGGTGCATCGCGGCGAACGACGCGCGTATACTGTGCGGCGTCGTTTCGCGCCAGATCCCGCCTGTTTTCCGGAGATCGCTCCGGGTCCGGCCCTGCCCCCCTCCAAACGAGCCCGAAT from the Luteimonas fraxinea genome contains:
- a CDS encoding GNAT family N-acetyltransferase, coding for MSAVAPFRVAIVTGAGDLAAAHKVRTAVFVDEQGVPADLERDALDALSRHVLAVAADGTPIGAGRIAPDGRIGRLAVRSAWRGRGVGDAMLRALLDAARDAGLRETYLHAQLQAMALYARAGFVAEGARYEEAGIAHRTMRRIAGATFPVDDLAAAVDAAVTLVSAARRSLWLRTRDLDPGLYDHPDVLAALRRFATGGRGVQIQVLLHDPATVQRRGSALLALSQRLSSAFAFRAVDDPVDREYAGAFLVNDAGGFHIRSLGHRVDGEAATDLPGRARQLAQQFAPVWERSRACSEFRALGI